In Endozoicomonas sp. GU-1, one DNA window encodes the following:
- a CDS encoding ankyrin repeat domain-containing protein, giving the protein MLVIAVAGSHVELARLLINQGAYVDYVTKDGFTPLRYAVQAGHVELAQLLIGNGACVNQTGNKGFTPLYDAATKGYVELSRLLIYKGADVSLKTKKGFTPLSSAAEKGHVELIRLLIDKGADVNVATYKGTTPLYFAVQEDNDEVARLLISNEIVRLLLANGADPEKKLKILNLGRYSFTKAPLSAAIVNRGDKETVEMIEKAIRERKIHSSSECSSLRAGQNASYGAIR; this is encoded by the coding sequence TTGCTGGTTATTGCAGTTGCTGGAAGTCATGTTGAGCTGGCTCGACTACTGATTAATCAAGGGGCTTATGTTGACTATGTCACTAAAGATGGGTTCACGCCGCTCAGGTATGCTGTGCAAGCAGGTCATGTTGAGCTGGCCCAGCTGCTGATCGGCAACGGGGCTTGTGTTAACCAGACTGGTAACAAAGGGTTCACGCCGCTCTATGATGCTGCGACAAAAGGGTATGTTGAGCTGTCCCGTCTGCTGATCTACAAAGGGGCTGATGTTAGCCTGAAAACTAAAAAGGGGTTCACACCACTCTCTAGTGCTGCGGAAAAAGGGCATGTTGAGCTGATCCGGCTGCTGATCGACAAAGGGGCTGATGTTAACGTGGCTACTTATAAGGGGACTACGCCGCTCTATTTTGCAGTTCAGGAGGATAATGATGAGGTGGCCCGGCTACTGATTAGCAATGAGATTGTCAGACTCTTATTAGCTAATGGAGCAGACCCAGAGAAAAAATTGAAAATATTGAACTTGGGGCGTTATTCTTTCACCAAGGCACCTCTTAGTGCCGCCATAGTCAATCGCGGAGACAAAGAAACTGTGGAAATGATAGAAAAAGCCATAAGAGAAAGAAAAATCCATTCATCCAGTGAATGTTCATCGCTGCGTGCTGGTCAAAATGCTTCTTACGGTGCAATTCGATAA